In Spirochaeta thermophila DSM 6578, the following proteins share a genomic window:
- a CDS encoding DUF6512 family protein yields the protein MNIFLKSFVFLGIYGVLHFGYELTGWSWLVPVFGTNESVFEHLKMVYWAYLFASLIEAAAAGSLRRRETPGFWPSRFLSVVLAPWVVVLIWYVLPGFVGKVESLAVELSWAFAVTYVVGLVAGMLEHDLERLPWKGRTRLLLTALLVLGGFFFVFFSFSTPWIDVFVDPATLE from the coding sequence ATGAACATATTCCTCAAGTCATTTGTATTTCTGGGGATCTACGGGGTGCTCCACTTTGGGTATGAGCTTACGGGATGGAGCTGGCTGGTTCCGGTGTTCGGCACGAACGAGTCGGTCTTCGAGCACCTGAAGATGGTCTACTGGGCCTACCTTTTTGCCTCACTCATAGAAGCGGCGGCCGCAGGATCGCTCAGGAGGCGGGAGACGCCTGGTTTCTGGCCCTCACGCTTCCTCTCCGTGGTGCTTGCGCCGTGGGTGGTGGTGCTCATCTGGTACGTGCTTCCGGGCTTTGTGGGGAAGGTGGAGAGCCTCGCGGTGGAGCTGAGCTGGGCCTTTGCGGTCACCTACGTAGTGGGGCTCGTGGCTGGCATGCTTGAGCACGACCTGGAGCGCCTCCCCTGGAAGGGCCGCACCCGCCTCTTGTTGACTGCACTCCTGGTGCTCGGGGGGTTCTTCTTCGTCTTCTTCTCGTTTTCCACGCCGTGGATAGACGTGTTTGTCGATCCTGCCACCCTTGAGTAG